The Streptomyces collinus DNA segment CGGCGGGACCGGACGCCTCCGGTCAGGACGAGCCGCCCGGCGCGCGAGAACCACGGCTGCCGTGTCTGTTCTGCCCTGCGTGTCCGGGCGGTAGCTTGGTGGAGAAAGCCCCAAAAGAAGGGCGAATCGATGCCGTGGTTCCTGTGGCTGCTCGCTGCCGCGGCGCTGGGTGCCGCGGAGTTCTTCACCCTGACCCTGGTCTTCGGGCTGCTGGCGGGCGCCGCGCTGGTCGCCGCCGTGGTCGCCGGTGTCGGCATCGGCCTGCTCGGCCAGCTCCTGGCCCTGGCGGCGGCGACGGCGGCCGGCCTCGTCCTCGTCCGTCCCGTCGCGCTGCGGCACATGGCACAGCAGCCCCTCATCCGCGACGGCAGCGACGCGCTGATCGGCAAGCGGGCCGAGGTCATGCAGGAAGTCACCGCGACCCGCGGTCTGATCAAACTCTCCGGCGAGGAATGGTCCGCCCGCGCCCTCGACGAGACCCATGTGATCCCGGTGGGAGCGCTGGTCGACGTCATGGAGATCGAAGGGGCCACCGCCATCGTCTACCCCCGCGAGCTCCTTCCCTGAACGGCTGAACACACAGCAATGGAGGCACGGTGGACCCAGTTGTCATCC contains these protein-coding regions:
- a CDS encoding NfeD family protein, with the protein product MPWFLWLLAAAALGAAEFFTLTLVFGLLAGAALVAAVVAGVGIGLLGQLLALAAATAAGLVLVRPVALRHMAQQPLIRDGSDALIGKRAEVMQEVTATRGLIKLSGEEWSARALDETHVIPVGALVDVMEIEGATAIVYPRELLP